The following proteins come from a genomic window of Trifolium pratense cultivar HEN17-A07 linkage group LG4, ARS_RC_1.1, whole genome shotgun sequence:
- the LOC123882257 gene encoding glycerol-3-phosphate acyltransferase 1-like, whose translation MMFLMVLLRVVDSILYMLLANSYYRAARKMKSYGFNLLYLSSKPPHQPCPFPSITKCDLQGRMSQTLVCDIHRVLLESKSFFPFFMLIAFEGGSIFRAFFLLISCPLLMICDYELKLKVMTFITFCGLKLKDMENVSRVVLPKFYLENVNLQVYEVLASTRSKVVITSVPRVMVEEFLKEYLSVGDVIGTELHTVGCYFTGFLTSSGLVVKHRALKDYFGDRKPDIGIGTSSLYDHLFISSCKETYVVNNEDNKNSTQNSIMPRDKYPKPIIFHDGRLAFLPTPSSTLYMFMWLPLGLFLAIYRMLIGRFLPIKLSLPLGCWTGLDLYLKGTDPKKTEQNRGVLFVCTHRTLLDPVFLSALLLRPLTTVTYSLSKVSEFLAPMKTVRLTRKREQDAETMQKLLREGDIVVCPEGTTCREPYLLRFSSLFAELADDIVPVAVYSHGSMFYGTTASGLKCLDPIFFLMNPKPSYHIQILGKVPKELTCAGGKSSVEVANYIQKQLGDALGFQCTNLTRRDKYMMLAGNEGIVQQVNSKKCS comes from the exons ATGATGTTTTTAATGGTACTTCTAAGGGTTGTAGATTCAATTTTGTACATGCTACTTGCTAATTCATATTATAGAGCtgcaagaaaaatgaaaagttatggttttaatttattatatctTTCATCTAAACCACCTCACCAACCTTGTCCTTTTCCTAGTATAACAAAATGTGATTTACAAGGTAGAATGTCACAAACACTTGTTTGTGACATTCATAGAGTCCTCTTGGAATCTAAatccttttttccttttttcatgCTTATTGCTTTTGAAGGTGGCAGCATTTTTAGAGCATTTTTCTTGCTTATATCTTGTCCTTTACTTATGATTTGTGATTATGAGTTAAAGCTAAAGGTGATGACTTTTATTACCTTTTGTGGTTTAAAACTAAAGGACATGGAAAATGTTTCAAGGGTTGTTTTACCAAAGTTTTATTTAGAAAATGTTAATCTTCAAGTTTATGAGGTTTTGGCTTCAACAAGGTCAAAAGTTGTTATCACAAGTGTTCCTAGAGTTATGGTTGAAGAATTCTTGAAGGAATATTTGAGTGTCGGTGATGTTATAGGGACAGAGTTACACACTGTTGGTTGCTACTTCACTGGTTTTCTCACTAGCTCTGGCTTAGTGGTTAAACATAGAGCACTTAAAGATTATTTTGGTGATAGAAAACCTGATATTGGAATTGGAACTTCAAGTTTATATGATCATCTTTTCATTTCATCTTGCAAG GAAACTTATGTGGTGAACAATGAAGATAACAAGAATAGTACTCAAAACTCAATCATGCCAAGGGACAAATATCCAAAACCAATAATTTTTCATGATGGAAGATTAGCATTCTTGCCAACACCCTCATCAACACTCTACATGTTCATGTGGCTACCATTAGGACTTTTTTTAGCAATTTATAGAATGCTTATTGGTAGATTCTTGCCAATCAAATTATCACTTCCATTAGGATGTTGGACTGGATTAGATCTATACCTCAAAGGCACTGACCctaaaaaaacagaacaaaacagAGGTGTTCTATTTGTATGCACACATAGGACACTATTAGATCCTGTTTTCCTAAGCGCGCTATTATTAAGACCTTTAACAACGGTAACATATAGTTTAAGCAAAGTTTCCGAGTTCCTAGCACCGATGAAGACAGTGAGGTTAACACGAAAAAGAGAGCAGGACGCCGAAACAATGCAAAAATTACTAAGAGAAGGTGATATAGTCGTTTGTCCCGAAGGAACAACTTGTAGAGAACCATATTTGTTAAGGTTTAGTTCATTGTTTGCCGAGTTAGCTGATGACATAGTGCCTGTGGCAGTGTATAGTCATGGCAGCATGTTTTATGGTACAACAGCAAGTGGATTGAAGTGTTTGGATCCTATATTTTTCTTGATGAATCCTAAACCTAGTTATCATATTCAAATTCTTGGGAAGGTACCTAAGGAACTTACATGTGCTGGTGGAAAGTCAAGTGTTGAAGTGGCTAATTATATTCAGAAACAGTTGGGTGATGCTTTGGGATTTCAGTGTACAAATTTAACTAGGAGGGATAAGTACATGATGCTTGCAGGGAATGAAGGGATCGTTCAACAAGTTAATTCCAAAAAATGCTCTTGA
- the LOC123882258 gene encoding glycerol-3-phosphate acyltransferase 1-like produces the protein MMFPMVLLRLVDLVLYQLLANSYYRAARKMKSYGFNLAYLSSKPPHQPCSFPSITKCDLQGRMSQTLVCDIHRVLLKSKSFFPFFMLIAFEGGSIFRAFLLLMSCPLLMICDYEFKLKIMTFITFCGLKIKDMENVSRAVLPKFYLENLNVKVYEVLASTGSKVVITSIPRVMVEGFLKEYLSVGHVIGTELHTVGCYFTGFLTSSCLVVKHRALKDYFGDRKPDIGIGTSSLHDHLFISSCKEAYVVNNEDNKNSTQNSIMPRDKYPKPIIFHDGRLAFLPTPSATLYMFMWLPFGIFLAIYRILLGIFLPYKLALELGVLSGIDLNIKGTVPIKTEQNRGVLFVCTHRTLLDPVFLSTTLSKPLTAVTYSLSKVSEFIAPIKTVRLTRNRKQDGETMQKLLKEGDLVVCPEGTTCREPYLLRFSSLFAELADEIVPVAMNTHVSMFYGTTASGLKCLDPIFFLMNPKPSYHIQILEKVPKELTCAGGKSSAEVANYIQKQLGDALGFQCTNLTRRDKYMMLAGNEGIVQQVISKKCS, from the exons aTGATGTTTCCAATGGTTCTTCTAAGGCTTGTAGATTTGGTTTTGTACCAGCTACTAGCTAATTCATATTATAGAGCtgcaagaaaaatgaaaagttatgGTTTTAATTTAGCTTATCTTTCATCTAAACCACCTCATCAACCTTGTTCATTTCCTAGTATAACAAAATGTGATTTACAAGGTAGAATGTCACAAACACTTGTTTGTGACATTCATAGAGTCCTCTTGAAATCTAAATccttttttccatttttcatgCTTATTGCTTTTGAAGGTGGCAGCATTTTTAGAGCTTTTTTGTTGCTTATGTCTTGTCCTTTACTTATGATTTGTGATTATGAGTTTAAGCTAAAGATTATGACTTTTATTACTTTTTGTGGTTTAAAAATAAAGGACATGGAAAATGTTTCAAGGGCTGTTTTACCAAAGTTTTATTTAGAGAATCTTAATGTTAAGGTTTATGAGGTTTTGGCTTCAACAGGGTCTAAAGTTGTTATCACAAGTATTCCTAGAGTTATGGTTGAAGGATTCTTGAAGGAATATTTGAGTGTCGGTCATGTTATAGGGACAGAGTTACACACTGTTGGTTGCTACTTCACTGGTTTTCTCACTAGCTCTTGCTTAGTGGTTAAACATAGAGCACTTAAAGATTATTTTGGTGATAGAAAACCTGATATTGGAATTGGAACTTCAAGTTTACATGATCATCTTTTCATATCATCTTGCAAG GAAGCTTATGTGGTGAACAATGAAGATAACAAGAATAGTACTCAAAACTCAATCATGCCAAGGGACAAATATCCAAAACCAATCATTTTTCATGATGGAAGATTAGCATTCTTGCCAACACCTTCAGCAACACTCTACATGTTCATGTGGTTACCATTTGGAATTTTTCTAGCAATTTATAGAATCCTTCTTGGTATTTTCCTGCCTTACAAATTAGCACTTGAATTAGGAGTTTTAAGTGGCATAGATCTAAACATCAAAGGCACTGTCCCTATCAAAACAGAGCAAAACAGAGGTGTTCTGTTTGTATGCACACATAGGACACTATTAGATCCTGTTTTCTTAAGTACAACATTATCTAAACCTTTAACCGCGGTAACATATAGTTTAAGCAAAGTTTCGGAGTTCATAGCGCCGATTAAGACAGTAAGATTAACACGAAACAGAAAACAAGACGGCGAAACAATGCAAAAGTTACTAAAAGAAGGTGATTTAGTTGTTTGTCCTGAAGGAACAACTTGTAGGGAACCATATTTGTTAAGGTTTAGTTCATTGTTTGCTGAGTTAGCTGATGAGATAGTACCTGTGGCAATGAATACTCATGTCAGCATGTTTTATGGTACAACAGCAAGTGGATTAAAGTGTTTGGATCCTATATTTTTCTTGATGAATCCTAAACCTAGTTATCATATTCAAATTCTTGAGAAGGTACCTAAAGAACTTACATGTGCTGGTGGAAAGTCAAGTGCTGAAGTGGCTAATTATATTCAGAAACAGTTAGGTGATGCTTTGGGATTTCAGTGTACAAATTTAACCAGGAGGGATAAGTATATGATGCTTGCAGGGAATGAAGGGATTGTTCAACAAGTTATTTCCAAAAAATGCTCTTGA
- the LOC123882260 gene encoding glycerol-3-phosphate acyltransferase 1-like, whose product MKSYGFNLAYLSSKSPHQPCSFPSITKCDLQGRMSQTLVCDIHRVLLKSHSFFPFFMLVAFEGGSIFRAFLLLMSCPLLMICDYEFKLKIMTFITFCGLKIKDMENVSRAVLPKFYLENLNVKVYEVLASTGSKVVITSIPRVMVEGFLKEYLSVGHVIGTELHTVGCYFTGFLTSSGLVVRHRALDDYFGDRKPDIGIGTSSLYDHLFISSCKEIYVVNSDENSIMPRDKYPKPIIFHDGRLAFLPTPSSTLYMFMWLPLGLFLAIYRMLIGRFLPIKLSLPLGCWTGLDLNLKGTEPKKTEQNRGVLFVCTHRTLLDPVFLSALLLRPLTTVTYSLSKVSEFLAPMKTVRLTRKREQDAETMQKLLREGDIVVCPEGTTCREPYLLRFSSLFAELADDIVPVAVYSHGSMFYGTTASGLKCLDPIFFLMNPKPSYHIQILGKVPKELTCAGGKSSVEVANYIQKQLGDALGFQCTNLTRRDKYMMLAGNEGLVQQVDSKKCS is encoded by the exons atgaaaagttatgGTTTTAATTTAGCTTATCTTTCATCTAAATCACCTCATCAACCATGTTCATTTCCTAGTATAACAAAATGTGATTTACAAGGTAGAATGTCACAAACACTTGTTTGTGACATTCATAGAGTTCTCTTGAAATCTCAttctttttttccatttttcatgCTTGTTGCTTTTGAAGGTGGCAGCATTTTTAGAGCTTTTTTGTTGCTTATGTCTTGTCCTTTACTTATGATTTGTGATTATGAGTTTAAGCTAAAGATTATGACTTTTATTACTTTTTGTGGTTTAAAAATAAAGGACATGGAAAATGTTTCAAGGGCTGTTTTACCAAAGTTTTATTTAGAGAATCTTAATGTTAAGGTTTATGAGGTTTTGGCTTCAACAGGGTCTAAAGTTGTTATCACAAGTATTCCTAGAGTTATGGTTGAAGGATTCTTGAAGGAATATTTGAGTGTCGGTCATGTTATAGGGACAGAGTTACACACTGTTGGTTGCTACTTCACTGGTTTTCTCACTAGCTCTGGCTTAGTGGTTAGACATAGAGCACTTGATGATTATTTTGGTGATAGAAAACCTGATATTGGAATTGGAACTTCAAGTTTATATGATCATCTTTTCATTTCATCTTGCAAG GAAATTTATGTGGTGAACAGTGATGAAAACTCAATCATGCCAAGGGACAAATATCCAAAGCCAATAATTTTTCATGATGGAAGATTAGCATTCTTGCCAACACCCTCATCAACACTCTACATGTTCATGTGGCTACCATTAGGACTTTTTTTAGCAATTTATAGAATGCTTATTGGTAGATTCTTGCCAATCAAATTATCACTTCCATTAGGATGTTGGACTGGATTAGATCTAAACCTCAAAGGCACTGAACctaaaaaaacagaacaaaacagAGGTGTTCTGTTTGTATGCACACATAGGACACTATTAGATCCTGTTTTCCTAAGTGCATTATTATTACGACCTTTAACAACGGTAACATATAGTTTAAGCAAAGTTTCCGAGTTCCTAGCGCCGATGAAGACAGTGAGATTAACACGAAAAAGAGAACAGGACGCCGAAACAATGCAAAAATTACTAAGAGAAGGTGATATAGTCGTTTGTCCCGAAGGAACAACTTGTAGAGAACCATATTTGTTAAGGTTTAGTTCATTGTTTGCCGAGTTAGCTGATGACATAGTGCCTGTGGCAGTGTATAGTCATGGCAGCATGTTTTATGGTACAACAGCAAGTGGATTGAAGTGTTTGGATCCTATATTTTTCTTGATGAATCCTAAACCTAGTTATCATATTCAAATTCTTGGGAAGGTACCTAAGGAACTTACATGTGCTGGTGGAAAGTCAAGTGTTGAAGTGGCTAATTATATTCAGAAACAGTTGGGTGATGCTTTGGGATTTCAGTGTACAAATTTAACTAGGAGGGATAAGTACATGATGCTTGCAGGGAATGAAGGGCTTGTTCAACAAGTTGATTCCAAAAAATGTTCTTGA